From a single Sorghum bicolor cultivar BTx623 chromosome 5, Sorghum_bicolor_NCBIv3, whole genome shotgun sequence genomic region:
- the LOC110435921 gene encoding uncharacterized protein LOC110435921 produces MNAVEAHDHYFVQKRDAAGVLGLSCFQKVTAALRMLTYGVSADATDEYIRIGESTALESLHKFVTAVVQIFEAEYLRYPSEADIARLLAVNEKSGFPDMLGSIDCMHWEWKNCAMQSQGQYKGHTNKPTIILEAVASNEELSMHAAFSTAP; encoded by the coding sequence ATGAATGCGGTTGAAGCACATGATCATTACTTTGTGCAGAAAAGGGATGCGGCAGGTGTGCTCGGTCTGAGTTGCTTCCAGAAAGTCACTGCCGCTCTTCGTATGCTCACATATGGGGTTTCTGCTGATGCTACAGATGAGTACATTCGCATTGGCGAAAGCACTGCACTTGAGAGCCTACATAAGTTCGTTACTGCAGTTGTACAAATATTTGAAGCCGAATATCTGAGATACCCAAGTGAGGCTGACATAGCACGCTTGCTAGCGGTCAATGAGAAAAGTGGTTTTCCAGACATGTTAGGGTCCATCGATTGTATGCATTGGGAATGGAAGAATTGTGCAATGCAATCACAGGGCCAGTACAAGGGGCATACGAACAAGCCAACTATCATTTTAGAAGCTGTTGCATCCAATGAAGAATTGTCCATGCACGCTGCTTTCAGCACAGCACCATGA